Proteins found in one Mycteria americana isolate JAX WOST 10 ecotype Jacksonville Zoo and Gardens chromosome 8, USCA_MyAme_1.0, whole genome shotgun sequence genomic segment:
- the FAAP24 gene encoding Fanconi anemia core complex-associated protein 24 yields MTTKANFPVTAGSIVVPYGHVIGNEKWRGSEIAQRLQGKIRLIFEDGLGLVDFHLSNRTCILYISEADLVAGDEFKRRLVRFRNARSLGGIVIVERTQISDQYFLAVQKLVVLELGMVLLPVANQGEASQLITQLVREQSKDHNSNPFLRKQCSQLAEPSLFRTVQQIPGVGKTKALLLLQQFGSIHRLCNASVKELELVVGQTVAQQIYSFLCS; encoded by the exons ATGACAACGAAAGCAAACTTTCCTGTGACAGCAGGATCTATAGTTGTCCCTTATGGGCATGTGATTGGAAATGAGAAGTGGAGAGGGTCAGAGATAGCCCAAAGGCTACAAG GGAAAATTAGACTCATCTTTGAAGATGGCTTGGGACTTGTGGATTTTCATCTTTCAAACAGAACttgcattttatatatttctgaAGCAGATTTGGTTGCAGGGGATGAATTCAAACGAAGATTGGTTCGGTTTAGAAAT GCTAGAAGTCTTGGGGGAATTGTAATTGTGGAGAGAACCCAAATAAGTGACCAGTACTTCTTAGCAGTACAAAAGCTTGTTGTGCTAGAACTTGGAATGGTGTTGCTTCCTGTGGCAAATCAAGGAGAAGCTTCTCAACTTATTACTCAGCTA gtCCGTGAACAAAGCAAGGATCACAACAGTAACCCCTTTCTTCGTAAACAGTGTTCTCAGCTGGCAGAGCCATCACTGTTTCGGACGGTGCAACAAATTCCAGGAGTtgggaaaacaaaagctctgCTTTTACTGCAACAGTTTGGAAGTATCCACCGGCTTTGTAATGCATCTGTCAAAGAGCTTGAGCTAGTAGTTGGACAAACAGTAGCACAACAAATTTACAGTTTTTTATGTTCCTGA